The Oncorhynchus tshawytscha isolate Ot180627B linkage group LG18, Otsh_v2.0, whole genome shotgun sequence genome has a window encoding:
- the gopc gene encoding Golgi-associated PDZ and coiled-coil motif-containing protein isoform X1: MSASAGVSPSAQGTALVSPGTGMSMFRWLEVLEKEFDKAFVDVDLLLGEIDPDQADITYEGRQKMTSLSSCFAQLCHKAQTIFQLNHKVEAQLVGLRSELTDVQAERVVVEREVHDQLLQLHAMQLQLHAKAGQTVDSDSIKDRMPVPSVEEMERELQDNKKEKVKEVKLEAEVKLHKKENEALRRHIAVLQAEVYGARLAAKYLDKELAGRVQQIQLLGRDMKGPAHDKLWNQLEAEIHLHRHKTVIRACRGRNDPKKPLPSPVGHETDVLKKTQGVGPIRKVVLAKEDHEGLGISITGGKEHGVPILISEIHPTQPAERCGGLHVGDAILAVNSINLRDAKHKEAVTILSQQRGEIEFEVVYVAPEVDSDDENVEYEDDGGHRYRLYLDELEEGSAASRNNGTADSASLQALEKMSVSDSPENGDTGISSETTSEETLSKAAESGESSS, encoded by the exons ATGTCTGCCTCGGCCGGTGTCTCTCCGTCAGCCCAGGGCACTGCCCTGGTCAGTCCAGGCACGGGGATGTCCATGTTTCGGTGGCTTGAGGTTCTGGAGAAGGAGTTTGACAAGGCGTTTGTTGACGTCGATTTACTACTGGGAGAAATCGATCCAGATCAAGCTGACATCACCTACGAGGGTCGTCAAAAGATGACaagtctcagctcctgttttgCTCAGCTTTGCCACAAAGCCCAGACGATTTTTCAACTTAATCACAAAGTCGAG gctcAGCTGGTTGGCCTGCGATCGGAGCTGACTGACGTGCAGGCAGAGAgggtggtggtggagagggaggttCACGACCAGCTCCTCCAGCTCCATGCCATGCAGCTGCAGCTTCACGCCAAGGCTGGGCAGACCGTGGACTCGGACTCCATCAAAGACAGGATG CCTGTTCCCTCAGTGGAGGAGATG GAGAGGGAGCTGCAGGACAACAAGAAGGAGAAGGTGAAGGAAGTGAAGTTGGAGGCAGAGGTCAAGCTGCATAAGAAGGAGAATGAGGCCCTCCGCAGGCACATCGCTGTACTGCAGGCTGAGGTCTATGGGGCCAGACTGGCAGCCAAGTATCTGGACAAAGAGCTGGCTGGAAG AGTTCAGCAGATCCAGTTACTGGGTCGGGACATGAAGGGGCCCGCTCATGACAAACTATGGAACCAGCTGGAGGCTGAGATCCACCTCCACCGCCACAAGACAGTCATCCGAGCCTGCAGGGGGCGCAACGATCCCAAGAAACCCCTACCTTCTCCAGTAGGGCAT GAAACAGATGTACTGAAGAAGACCCAAGGAGTTGGTCCTATTCGTAAAGTAGTGCTGGCCAAAGAAGATCACGAGGGACTTGGAATTTCAATCACG GGTGGTAAGGAACACGGGGTGCCCATCCTGATCTCAGAGATCCATCCTACCCAGCCTGCGGAGCGCTGTGGGGGGCTCCATGTGGGTGATGCCATCCTGGCTGTCAACAGCATCAACCTGAGGGACGCCAAACACAAGGAAGCCGTCACCATCCTCTCACAACAG AGGGGAGAGATTGAGTTTGAGGTTGTGTACGTAGCCCCGGAGGTGGACTCTGACGATGAGAACGTGGAGTATGAGGATGACGGCGGCCATCGCTACCGGCTCTACCTAGATGAGCTGGAGGAGGGGTCAGCCGCCAGCAGGAACAACGGCACCGCAGACTCCGCATCGCTACAAG CTCTGGAGAAGATGTCCGTGAGTGACAGCCCGGAGAACGGAGACACCGGGATCTCCAGTGAGACGACATCGGAGGAGACCCTGTCTAAGGCTGCTGAGTCCGGAGAGAGCTCGTCATAg
- the gopc gene encoding Golgi-associated PDZ and coiled-coil motif-containing protein isoform X2: MSASAGVSPSAQGTALVSPGTGMSMFRWLEVLEKEFDKAFVDVDLLLGEIDPDQADITYEGRQKMTSLSSCFAQLCHKAQTIFQLNHKVEAQLVGLRSELTDVQAERVVVEREVHDQLLQLHAMQLQLHAKAGQTVDSDSIKDRMERELQDNKKEKVKEVKLEAEVKLHKKENEALRRHIAVLQAEVYGARLAAKYLDKELAGRVQQIQLLGRDMKGPAHDKLWNQLEAEIHLHRHKTVIRACRGRNDPKKPLPSPVGHETDVLKKTQGVGPIRKVVLAKEDHEGLGISITGGKEHGVPILISEIHPTQPAERCGGLHVGDAILAVNSINLRDAKHKEAVTILSQQRGEIEFEVVYVAPEVDSDDENVEYEDDGGHRYRLYLDELEEGSAASRNNGTADSASLQALEKMSVSDSPENGDTGISSETTSEETLSKAAESGESSS, from the exons ATGTCTGCCTCGGCCGGTGTCTCTCCGTCAGCCCAGGGCACTGCCCTGGTCAGTCCAGGCACGGGGATGTCCATGTTTCGGTGGCTTGAGGTTCTGGAGAAGGAGTTTGACAAGGCGTTTGTTGACGTCGATTTACTACTGGGAGAAATCGATCCAGATCAAGCTGACATCACCTACGAGGGTCGTCAAAAGATGACaagtctcagctcctgttttgCTCAGCTTTGCCACAAAGCCCAGACGATTTTTCAACTTAATCACAAAGTCGAG gctcAGCTGGTTGGCCTGCGATCGGAGCTGACTGACGTGCAGGCAGAGAgggtggtggtggagagggaggttCACGACCAGCTCCTCCAGCTCCATGCCATGCAGCTGCAGCTTCACGCCAAGGCTGGGCAGACCGTGGACTCGGACTCCATCAAAGACAGGATG GAGAGGGAGCTGCAGGACAACAAGAAGGAGAAGGTGAAGGAAGTGAAGTTGGAGGCAGAGGTCAAGCTGCATAAGAAGGAGAATGAGGCCCTCCGCAGGCACATCGCTGTACTGCAGGCTGAGGTCTATGGGGCCAGACTGGCAGCCAAGTATCTGGACAAAGAGCTGGCTGGAAG AGTTCAGCAGATCCAGTTACTGGGTCGGGACATGAAGGGGCCCGCTCATGACAAACTATGGAACCAGCTGGAGGCTGAGATCCACCTCCACCGCCACAAGACAGTCATCCGAGCCTGCAGGGGGCGCAACGATCCCAAGAAACCCCTACCTTCTCCAGTAGGGCAT GAAACAGATGTACTGAAGAAGACCCAAGGAGTTGGTCCTATTCGTAAAGTAGTGCTGGCCAAAGAAGATCACGAGGGACTTGGAATTTCAATCACG GGTGGTAAGGAACACGGGGTGCCCATCCTGATCTCAGAGATCCATCCTACCCAGCCTGCGGAGCGCTGTGGGGGGCTCCATGTGGGTGATGCCATCCTGGCTGTCAACAGCATCAACCTGAGGGACGCCAAACACAAGGAAGCCGTCACCATCCTCTCACAACAG AGGGGAGAGATTGAGTTTGAGGTTGTGTACGTAGCCCCGGAGGTGGACTCTGACGATGAGAACGTGGAGTATGAGGATGACGGCGGCCATCGCTACCGGCTCTACCTAGATGAGCTGGAGGAGGGGTCAGCCGCCAGCAGGAACAACGGCACCGCAGACTCCGCATCGCTACAAG CTCTGGAGAAGATGTCCGTGAGTGACAGCCCGGAGAACGGAGACACCGGGATCTCCAGTGAGACGACATCGGAGGAGACCCTGTCTAAGGCTGCTGAGTCCGGAGAGAGCTCGTCATAg